One Phaseolus vulgaris cultivar G19833 chromosome 4, P. vulgaris v2.0, whole genome shotgun sequence DNA window includes the following coding sequences:
- the LOC137838547 gene encoding uncharacterized protein, protein MEDPEAHLTAFHTQMVLVGGSDAARWKLFMSTWTGMAMDWLISLPSGHITYFQQLSQLFREQYLANRAPPPVSYDLFDVKQYQGESLKEYINRFGSYVVKVGTTEEPMIVYAFRKGVCPGPFCESIIRNRPRTFAEIRRRAVEHIASEGEVCEKRTSVVPSRPRAQTRAQPVRVNETTTGRKKPEGRCPYETRKPQPRGPTGADRPVRERARPARYNFVVELKDLIAVPNIAERLRRPAKTDKVLGPRKDSWCEFHEAFGHHIDNCLSLGYQLDELVRRGFLKDYVAEPAATAALPAPTEEEAHEMPVLGEVHTIAGGFSGGGPTASQRKKYARGSIQLKIEFRVSHGSRDLVFTRGDLRDVVPHDNDPVVISVVTAGRKVHRVLVD, encoded by the coding sequence atggaggaccctgaggcgcatctcacggcgttccacacacaaATGGTGTTAGTGGGTGGTTCTGACGCCGCAAGGTGGAAGCTCTTCATGAGTACTTGGACaggaatggccatggattggcTTATCAGCCTTCCTAGCGGACATATCACCTATTTCCAACAGCTGTCCCAGTTGTTTAGAGAGCAATACCTGGCGAAcagggccccgccgccggtatcttacgatttgtttgatgtgaagcaatacCAAGGAGAAAgtttgaaggagtatatcaaccgGTTTGGGTCCTATGTGGTGAAAGTGGGCACGACggaggagcccatgattgtgtatgcCTTCAGGAAAGGTGTATGTCCTGGCCCTTTTTGCGAATCTATTATTCGCAATCGTCCaaggacttttgctgaaatacggcgtagggcggtggaacatatcgcctctgaaggagaggtgtgcgagaagcgcaccagcgtggTACCTTCGCGCCCGAGAGCGCAAACGcgggctcaacccgtcagggtcaacgagaccacaACGGGGAGGAAAAAGCCAGAGGGGAGATGCCCCTATGAGACCAGGAAACCCCAGCCCAGGGGTCCAACAGGAGCGGATCGCCCAGTCAGAGAGAgggcaagaccggcgaggtacaactttgtggtggaactgaaggacctgatcgccgtgcctaatatagctgagaggttgaggcgaccggcgaaaactgacaaggtgttagggccacgGAAAGActcctggtgcgagttccacgaggctttcggtcatcACATTGACAACTGCCTCTCGTTGGGTTATCAGcttgatgagctggtgaggcgcgggtttctgaaggattacgTCGCAGAACCAGCCGCGACCGCCGCCCTACCGGCACCAACAGAGGAGgaagcgcacgagatgccagtTCTAGGCGAGgttcacaccattgctggaggtttttctggcgggggacccaccgcctcccagcggaagaaatacgcgagggggtcAATTCAATTGAAGATAGAATTTCGGgtgagccatgggagtcgggacctcgtgttcacgagaggggatctccgagatgtggtaccccacgacaacgaccccgttgtcatctcagtcgtcacagctggaagaaaggtgcatAGGGTTCTGGTCGATTag
- the LOC137838548 gene encoding uncharacterized protein yields the protein MRYQALEKAALAVVFSARRLRHYFHSFTTARYGAVELSEFDIQYEPRGSIKGQVYADFVAELSPGGEQEVEAGSQWSLSVDGSSNQQGSGARIVLEGPDGVLIEQALRFAFKASNNQAEYEALIAGMLLAKEMGAWNLLVKSDSQLVTGQVLGEFQAKDPQMATYLRYVESLRGAFSALELVIHRGYQGGCPPHKCRERKAKESSFLDSGYVEGASH from the coding sequence ATGAGGTACCAGGCattggagaaggcagcgctggcggtggtgttttccgccaggaggcttcgtcattacttccacagcttcacgacAGCAAGGTACGGGGCGGTGGAGCtttcagaattcgacatccagtatgagcccagaggatccatcaaagggcaggtatacGCAGATTTCGTtgcagaactctcgcccggaggcgAACAGGAGGTGGAGGCAGGCTCGCAGTGGTCGCTCTCAGTGGacggctcttccaaccagcaaggaagtggtgcGAGAATAGTCTTGGAAGGACCAGACGGTGtcctgatcgagcaggccctgcgcttcgctttcaaagctagtaataatcaggctgagtatgaagccctgattgcaggaatgctttTAGCCAAAGAGATGGGCGCGTGGAACCTCTTAGTGAAAAGTGACTCTCAACTAGTTACAGGGCAAGTGTTGGGTGAGTTTCAGGCgaaagacccgcagatggcaaCATATTTAAGGTACGTCGAATCGCTAAGGGGAGCCTTCAGTGCTCTTGAACTGGTAATTCATAGAGGATatcagggtggatgtcctccacaTAAGTGCCGCGAGAGGAAGGCTaaggagtcatcgttccttGACTCAGGATACGTTGAAGGCGCCTCACATTAG